One window of Cohnella hashimotonis genomic DNA carries:
- a CDS encoding LacI family DNA-binding transcriptional regulator: MSKKVTMQQIADHVGVSKFAVSKALAGKSGVSAETREKIISSATQLGYFAGKRIKSSASRAATDSAGRTQRETIIVLIPNIREQNRHSFYWGRIIDGITTGLEQHRLGMMIVTEHITDNFIQLINPDGVLGIVCVGHISNQLLLEIRNLSIPFVMVDHEDPLIPSDALFMNNYECMRRVTNYLLGNGHRKLQFVGNTRYSRSFYDRWLGYRSLLEEQEVPSEQEPGLVALEGENRSEHTEALTEIVRDMKAREALPTAFVCANDSLALCVVTALMKHGIRVPEDVSVTGFDNIDDAALSTPTLSTVNVNKEALGQRAVETLLWRINHPDSPKERILLSGDFVFRQSTGLANG, encoded by the coding sequence ATGTCTAAGAAAGTAACGATGCAGCAAATCGCCGATCATGTCGGCGTCTCCAAGTTCGCCGTGTCCAAGGCGCTCGCCGGCAAATCCGGCGTGAGCGCGGAGACCCGGGAAAAGATCATCAGCTCGGCGACGCAGCTCGGCTACTTCGCGGGCAAGCGGATCAAGAGCTCGGCGTCGCGCGCCGCGACCGATTCCGCCGGCAGGACCCAGCGGGAAACGATTATCGTGCTCATCCCGAATATACGGGAGCAGAATCGTCACTCTTTCTACTGGGGACGCATCATCGACGGGATCACGACCGGCCTCGAGCAGCATCGGCTCGGGATGATGATCGTCACGGAGCATATCACGGACAACTTTATCCAGCTGATCAATCCTGACGGCGTGCTCGGCATCGTCTGCGTGGGCCACATCAGCAATCAGCTGCTGCTCGAGATTCGCAATCTGTCGATCCCGTTCGTGATGGTGGACCACGAGGATCCGCTCATTCCGTCCGACGCGCTGTTCATGAACAACTACGAATGCATGCGCCGCGTGACCAATTATTTGCTCGGCAACGGCCACCGCAAGCTCCAATTCGTGGGCAATACACGCTATTCTCGCAGTTTCTACGACCGCTGGCTTGGCTACCGTTCATTGCTCGAGGAGCAGGAGGTACCGTCCGAGCAGGAGCCGGGACTGGTGGCGCTGGAGGGGGAAAACCGTTCCGAGCATACGGAAGCGCTCACGGAAATCGTACGCGACATGAAGGCCCGCGAGGCGCTGCCGACCGCATTCGTCTGCGCGAACGACTCGCTCGCGCTGTGCGTCGTCACCGCGCTGATGAAGCACGGCATCCGCGTGCCCGAGGACGTCTCCGTCACCGGCTTCGACAACATCGACGACGCCGCGCTCTCGACGCCGACGCTCAGCACGGTCAACGTCAACAAAGAAGCGCTCGGCCAGCGGGCTGTGGAGACGCTGCTGTGGCGCATTAACCATCCGGACAGTCCCAAGGAGCGGATCTTGCTGTCGGGGGATTTCGTGTTCAGGCAGTCGACGGGGCTGGCGAACGGTTAA
- a CDS encoding carbohydrate ABC transporter permease — translation MERQNKAWTIFRYVTIAIGLFIVFFPIYSVLISAFKTQTEYYNSGLQLPHDWFNFDNFRKVFKVGRLGLGFKNIFIILVVSLAGNVLIGTMVAYALGRFDFKMKKPIMGMYLVAQVIPMITTQVATFQVIKFLGAYNEIYAPMLLYLGADVLQIVIYLQFVNNIPRDLDESAMVEGASLFKIYRSIIFPLLAPATATLIIMKTISIYNDFYTPYLYMPSRKLQVVSTAIYSFVGPNAAQINVISAGILIIFIPTLVIYLFLQRYIFAGVTNGAVK, via the coding sequence ATGGAGCGTCAAAATAAAGCATGGACGATATTCCGTTACGTCACGATTGCGATCGGATTGTTCATCGTTTTCTTTCCGATCTACTCGGTGCTCATCTCGGCCTTCAAGACGCAGACCGAATACTACAATTCGGGCTTGCAGCTGCCGCACGACTGGTTCAACTTCGACAACTTCAGGAAGGTGTTCAAGGTCGGCCGCCTCGGCCTCGGCTTCAAAAACATCTTCATCATCCTCGTCGTGTCGCTGGCCGGCAACGTCCTGATCGGCACGATGGTCGCCTACGCCCTCGGCCGCTTCGACTTCAAGATGAAGAAGCCGATCATGGGCATGTACCTCGTCGCGCAGGTCATCCCGATGATCACGACGCAGGTCGCCACGTTCCAGGTCATCAAGTTCCTGGGCGCCTACAACGAGATTTACGCGCCGATGCTGCTGTACCTGGGCGCCGACGTGCTGCAGATCGTCATCTATCTGCAATTCGTCAACAACATCCCGCGCGATCTTGACGAGAGCGCCATGGTGGAAGGCGCATCGCTGTTCAAGATCTACCGGTCGATCATCTTCCCGCTGCTCGCGCCGGCGACGGCGACGCTGATCATCATGAAGACGATCTCGATCTACAACGACTTTTATACGCCGTATCTGTATATGCCGAGCCGCAAGCTGCAGGTCGTCTCGACCGCGATCTATTCGTTCGTCGGACCGAACGCGGCGCAGATCAACGTCATCTCGGCGGGCATTCTCATCATCTTTATCCCGACGCTCGTGATTTACCTGTTCTTGCAGCGCTATATTTTCGCAGGCGTCACGAACGGCGCGGTCAAATAA
- a CDS encoding carbohydrate ABC transporter permease, translated as MFNLSYKTQRILILFGFLTIPVLLSLTFSYYPALSLLYYSFTDWSGLGWEMNWVGFDNYKEIFSRPEIFGVFKNNAYYFVGGLLQTCVALYFAIVLTSRLKGRNIFRSMLFIPYVLHSVAIVIMFRNVYHVQYGSLNIFLEAIGLGSWQQQWLGNPHLVNFSLAFISIWKYFGLTMVIFIGALQSIPADNYEAAKIDGASGWQTFRFITLPSIRSVLELMLILTLTGALEAFDIPYIMMLGANDTHTFVSKTVDMAFKFQQAGLASAMAVVLLLIVIAFIILQRKLLFREEK; from the coding sequence ATGTTTAACCTGAGTTACAAAACGCAGCGGATTCTCATTCTTTTCGGATTCCTTACGATTCCGGTCCTCTTGTCGTTGACCTTTTCGTACTATCCGGCGCTGTCGTTGCTTTACTACAGCTTTACGGACTGGAGCGGCCTTGGTTGGGAAATGAATTGGGTCGGATTCGACAACTACAAGGAAATTTTCTCCCGTCCGGAAATATTCGGCGTCTTTAAGAACAACGCTTATTACTTCGTTGGCGGCTTACTGCAGACTTGCGTCGCGCTCTACTTCGCGATCGTGCTGACGAGCAGGCTCAAGGGCCGGAACATCTTCCGTTCGATGCTGTTCATTCCTTACGTCCTGCACAGCGTCGCCATCGTCATCATGTTCCGCAACGTTTACCATGTCCAGTACGGCTCGCTGAACATTTTCCTCGAAGCGATCGGTCTCGGCTCCTGGCAGCAGCAATGGCTGGGCAATCCGCATCTGGTCAATTTCTCGCTCGCCTTTATCTCGATCTGGAAATACTTCGGCCTGACGATGGTCATCTTCATCGGCGCGTTGCAGTCCATTCCGGCCGACAACTACGAAGCCGCCAAGATCGACGGCGCTTCGGGCTGGCAGACGTTCCGCTTCATCACGCTCCCGAGCATCCGCAGCGTCCTCGAGCTGATGCTGATCCTGACGCTGACCGGCGCGCTCGAAGCGTTCGATATTCCATACATCATGATGCTCGGCGCGAACGATACGCACACCTTCGTCTCGAAGACGGTAGATATGGCCTTTAAGTTCCAGCAAGCCGGACTCGCGTCCGCGATGGCCGTCGTCCTACTGCTGATCGTCATCGCCTTCATCATCCTGCAGCGCAAGCTGCTGTTCAGGGAGGAGAAATAA
- a CDS encoding response regulator yields MIVNIAVVDDEEKIRLGLAKLIEMTGDDYKIVGIYSGGLELLGELGSLEVDLIFTDIKMPQMNGLQLIEQVQRRRPKVKFAVLSGFSDFEFARGAIRQGVEDYLLKPVDQDELGELLRRVKHNLELESYRKAVAAEEHIRLLLGSDVRHLPAHMTEGAGRELSQIGLFKEHFAVVLLRTDPELTGERLAFYMEAWNREHRSFVWEPRQSVIVVAIGKGDHDDTARGIASTLLQRIPHAVHARIGVSAVHQGPLKLRDAYQEAEAAMQQVWYEDGIKAMNDFLHLSKRPEDVSGLLRLLDKDFRPALQLLDLPRAENALRAWLEETGKLRPAWPTLSEAASAVFGLLRGELSGRQTRLPAGEFEDEQLRLSPVRFVSWHTFTTEFMESAAALLHILKEARQENRVVETVKAYVQAHFTEELELQRLADRVYLTPSYLSKLFKTETGETITDYIISVRIAHAKEHLIRNPALKTYEVGEMVGYGDPAYFNKVFKKVVGLTPKEYRERVRL; encoded by the coding sequence ATGATCGTCAATATCGCAGTCGTCGACGACGAAGAAAAAATCAGGCTGGGGCTCGCCAAATTAATTGAAATGACGGGCGATGACTATAAAATCGTCGGTATTTATTCGGGAGGACTGGAACTGCTCGGCGAGCTGGGCAGTCTCGAAGTCGACCTCATTTTCACCGATATCAAAATGCCCCAAATGAACGGACTGCAGCTCATCGAGCAGGTGCAGCGCCGGAGGCCGAAGGTGAAGTTTGCCGTGCTCAGCGGCTTCAGCGACTTCGAGTTCGCTAGAGGCGCCATCCGGCAAGGCGTCGAGGACTATCTGCTGAAGCCGGTCGACCAGGACGAACTCGGAGAACTGCTGCGCCGCGTCAAACATAACCTTGAGCTGGAAAGCTACCGAAAAGCCGTCGCAGCGGAGGAACATATCCGGCTGCTGCTCGGCAGCGACGTCCGTCACCTGCCCGCCCATATGACGGAAGGCGCTGGACGAGAGTTGTCGCAGATCGGCTTGTTCAAGGAGCACTTCGCGGTCGTTCTGCTGCGGACGGACCCGGAACTCACGGGCGAGCGGCTCGCCTTTTATATGGAAGCGTGGAATCGGGAGCATCGCAGCTTCGTCTGGGAGCCGCGACAATCGGTCATCGTCGTGGCGATCGGCAAGGGCGATCATGACGATACCGCTCGCGGCATTGCCTCGACGCTGCTCCAGCGCATCCCGCATGCGGTCCATGCGCGAATCGGCGTGAGCGCTGTCCATCAGGGCCCGCTCAAGCTGCGTGACGCTTACCAGGAAGCGGAAGCCGCCATGCAGCAAGTATGGTACGAGGACGGCATCAAGGCGATGAACGATTTTCTGCATCTGTCGAAGCGGCCGGAAGATGTGTCCGGTTTGCTCCGGTTGCTGGACAAAGACTTTCGGCCCGCCCTGCAGCTGCTCGATCTGCCCCGTGCCGAGAACGCGCTGCGGGCTTGGCTGGAGGAGACGGGCAAGCTGCGTCCGGCCTGGCCGACTTTGAGCGAAGCCGCGTCCGCGGTGTTCGGCCTGCTTCGCGGCGAGCTGAGCGGCCGGCAGACACGGCTCCCGGCCGGCGAGTTCGAGGACGAGCAGCTGAGACTGTCGCCGGTAAGGTTCGTGAGCTGGCATACATTTACAACGGAATTTATGGAGTCGGCGGCGGCTCTGCTTCACATACTTAAGGAAGCAAGGCAGGAAAATCGCGTCGTCGAAACCGTAAAGGCTTACGTACAGGCGCATTTTACGGAAGAGCTCGAGCTGCAGCGGCTCGCGGACCGCGTCTACTTGACGCCCAGCTATTTGAGCAAGCTGTTCAAGACGGAGACCGGCGAGACGATTACGGATTACATCATTTCCGTACGTATCGCCCATGCCAAGGAGCATCTGATTCGCAACCCGGCGCTCAAAACGTACGAGGTGGGCGAGATGGTCGGATATGGCGACCCCGCGTACTTCAACAAGGTTTTCAAAAAGGTGGTCGGGTTGACGCCGAAGGAGTATCGGGAGCGTGTTAGGTTGTAG
- a CDS encoding cache domain-containing sensor histidine kinase has protein sequence MIKRNRRLARTRKWWPDRMESKLIIVFLFLIILPIGVLTYVAAQRYSNSIERNTVTFVSQLSDQMMGKMDDYIEDMKKISIIPSYQADIMEGLKMSNSFYGGQTGGEAGDSGVLTEQERTRLAIDRKIGSSIYFINNIKSSTNVVYLFDVYGNPYFAIKNTAIRSDLQDVLPRWTELAEEAHGTPVLVSTQDVAGRATSSRYVFTVVRKIIDPRTFESIGMIAIDANIGVIDNIIKDLDKSTHGKTLVVDESGSVVYDSDKSLIGQNLKNSELMPGVLTEQGSFHTKIDGKSVLAIFKESSVTGWKVLITIPEDELMADALRTRTYTIAAALAIMAFALLISLVLVFAITRPLRGLVRMMKEVQTGNLDVAFPVVSRDEAGLVGSAFNRMIDRIKTLIQDIYAVEERKKEAELQSLQHQINPHFIYNTLESIRMTAVLSDNKEVATMTQLLGKLLRYSIHGGLESVPIAKEWEHLGIYVQLLNYRYGSRFELELPDARETENLSVIKLLFQPIVENAVYHGLHESRSGMRIRVLCKQERTDLLFDVEDDGEGMDEETLHKLQASLVRAPDGEGDNTGIGLRNVNERIKLKYGETYGLSIRSRFGHGTVVTVRLPATPAAHQGGEST, from the coding sequence ATGATAAAAAGGAATCGGCGGCTCGCCCGCACGCGGAAATGGTGGCCGGATCGGATGGAGAGCAAGCTGATCATCGTGTTCCTGTTCCTGATCATCCTGCCGATCGGCGTGCTCACCTACGTCGCCGCACAGCGTTATTCGAATTCGATCGAGCGCAATACGGTCACGTTCGTCTCTCAATTGTCCGACCAGATGATGGGGAAGATGGACGATTATATTGAAGACATGAAAAAAATATCGATCATTCCTTCTTACCAGGCCGATATTATGGAAGGACTCAAAATGTCGAACAGCTTCTACGGCGGGCAGACGGGAGGCGAGGCGGGAGACAGCGGCGTACTGACCGAACAGGAGCGCACGCGGCTCGCCATCGACCGCAAGATCGGCAGCAGCATTTATTTTATCAACAATATTAAAAGCAGCACGAATGTCGTCTATTTGTTCGACGTATACGGCAATCCTTACTTCGCCATTAAAAATACGGCCATCCGCTCCGACCTGCAGGACGTGCTGCCCAGATGGACGGAGCTCGCCGAGGAGGCGCACGGTACGCCGGTACTCGTCAGCACCCAGGACGTCGCCGGAAGGGCGACGAGCAGCCGCTACGTGTTCACGGTCGTACGCAAGATCATCGATCCGCGCACGTTCGAATCGATCGGGATGATCGCGATCGACGCCAACATCGGCGTCATCGACAACATCATTAAAGATTTGGACAAGTCCACGCACGGGAAAACGCTCGTCGTCGACGAGAGCGGCAGCGTCGTTTACGACAGCGACAAGTCGCTCATCGGGCAAAATCTAAAAAACAGCGAGCTGATGCCGGGCGTACTGACCGAGCAAGGCAGCTTCCATACGAAAATCGACGGAAAAAGCGTGCTGGCGATTTTCAAAGAGTCCTCGGTGACGGGGTGGAAGGTGCTGATCACGATTCCAGAGGACGAGCTGATGGCGGACGCGCTGCGGACCCGCACGTATACGATCGCCGCGGCGCTCGCCATTATGGCGTTCGCCCTGCTGATCTCGCTCGTGTTGGTGTTCGCGATCACGCGGCCGCTCCGGGGACTTGTCCGCATGATGAAGGAAGTGCAGACGGGTAATCTCGACGTGGCGTTTCCCGTTGTCAGCCGCGACGAGGCGGGGCTGGTCGGCAGCGCGTTCAACCGGATGATCGACCGGATCAAGACGCTCATTCAAGATATTTACGCGGTCGAGGAGCGCAAGAAAGAGGCCGAGCTGCAGTCGCTGCAGCATCAGATCAATCCGCACTTCATTTATAATACGCTCGAATCGATTCGCATGACCGCCGTGCTCAGCGACAATAAAGAAGTGGCGACGATGACCCAGCTTCTCGGCAAGCTGCTCCGTTACAGCATTCACGGGGGGCTCGAGAGCGTGCCGATCGCGAAGGAATGGGAGCATCTGGGCATTTACGTGCAGCTGCTGAATTACCGTTACGGCAGCCGCTTCGAGCTGGAGCTGCCCGATGCGCGGGAGACCGAGAATTTAAGCGTAATCAAGCTGCTTTTTCAGCCGATCGTGGAAAATGCGGTCTATCACGGGCTTCATGAGTCCCGCAGCGGGATGCGGATCCGCGTCCTGTGCAAGCAGGAGAGGACGGACCTGCTGTTCGATGTAGAGGACGACGGAGAGGGTATGGACGAAGAGACGCTGCACAAGCTGCAGGCTTCGCTGGTTCGGGCGCCGGACGGCGAGGGCGACAATACCGGCATAGGGCTAAGAAACGTCAACGAACGCATCAAGCTTAAGTACGGAGAAACCTACGGGCTCTCGATTCGCAGCCGGTTCGGCCACGGCACGGTCGTGACCGTCCGGCTGCCAGCGACGCCCGCAGCGCATCAAGGGGGAGAATCGACATGA
- the gpr gene encoding GPR endopeptidase: MYDVRTDLALEAKERAESQSGGSIPGVWTETEREGGITVTRMEIQTEQGAQAIGKMQGHYVTLEVPELRRGDSELQNRVATTFAREFEAFLARIGVGPQTSVMVVGLGNGKVTPDALGPIVVDNLMVTRQFFELMPDQVGEGYRSVSAIAPGVLGTTGIESSDIVLGAVQQAKPELVIAIDALAARSLERVNTTIQIADTGIHPGSGIGNKRKGLTRATLGVPVLAIGVPTVLYASTIVNDAMDMVLAHMKKHTPDTDPLFGVFGTMAGQERLQLVKEVLQPIGHDLLVTPKEIDDFIEDLGNIVASGLNAAMHQAIDTDNVAAYTH, encoded by the coding sequence ATGTACGACGTCAGAACCGACTTGGCGCTTGAGGCCAAGGAGAGAGCGGAATCGCAGTCCGGCGGCAGCATTCCGGGCGTCTGGACCGAGACCGAGCGCGAGGGCGGCATCACCGTCACGCGGATGGAGATTCAGACGGAGCAGGGCGCGCAGGCGATCGGCAAAATGCAGGGGCACTACGTCACGCTGGAGGTGCCGGAGCTAAGGCGAGGGGATTCGGAGCTGCAAAACCGCGTCGCGACGACGTTCGCCAGAGAATTCGAGGCTTTTCTCGCCCGAATCGGCGTCGGACCGCAAACTTCAGTCATGGTCGTCGGCCTCGGCAACGGCAAGGTGACGCCGGATGCGCTCGGACCGATCGTCGTCGACAATCTGATGGTGACGCGCCAGTTTTTCGAGCTGATGCCGGACCAGGTGGGCGAAGGCTATCGCTCCGTCAGCGCGATCGCGCCGGGGGTGCTCGGCACGACGGGCATCGAATCGAGCGACATCGTGCTCGGCGCCGTGCAGCAGGCCAAGCCGGAGCTCGTCATCGCGATCGACGCGCTGGCGGCGAGGTCGCTCGAGCGCGTGAACACGACGATCCAGATCGCGGATACGGGCATTCACCCGGGCTCGGGCATCGGCAACAAGCGCAAGGGACTAACGCGCGCGACGCTGGGCGTGCCGGTGCTGGCTATCGGCGTGCCGACGGTACTGTACGCATCCACGATCGTCAACGACGCGATGGACATGGTGCTGGCTCATATGAAAAAGCATACGCCCGATACCGATCCGCTGTTCGGCGTTTTCGGCACGATGGCGGGTCAGGAACGGCTGCAGTTGGTCAAAGAGGTGCTTCAGCCGATCGGCCACGATCTGCTGGTCACGCCGAAGGAGATCGACGACTTCATCGAGGACCTCGGCAACATCGTCGCGAGCGGTCTGAATGCGGCGATGCACCAGGCGATCGACACCGACAACGTGGCCGCTTATACGCACTGA
- the rpsT gene encoding 30S ribosomal protein S20 produces MPNIKSAIKRTKTNEKRRLRNASQKSALRTAVKQADVAVVGTDVEAAKNALQVAQKKLDKAVTKGLIHKNAASRKKSRLAKKLNALSAQA; encoded by the coding sequence ATGCCGAACATCAAATCCGCAATCAAGCGCACCAAGACGAACGAGAAGCGCCGCCTTCGCAACGCTTCCCAGAAGTCCGCTCTTCGTACCGCCGTCAAGCAAGCGGACGTAGCCGTAGTGGGCACGGACGTCGAAGCAGCGAAGAATGCGCTTCAAGTGGCACAGAAGAAGCTGGACAAGGCAGTAACCAAGGGCCTCATCCACAAGAACGCGGCTTCCCGCAAGAAGTCCCGTCTCGCCAAGAAGTTGAACGCGCTGTCCGCGCAAGCGTAA
- a CDS encoding PaaI family thioesterase, protein MEGPNPASGSEEEMVERAGRTFWGYLGCELIRRDARETVVELDVEERHMNLIGMMHGGVHTALLDSAMGLAAMAARPDEDVVTSSLNIHFTAPALAGRVRATATVVHMSGRMVTAEGRLYTADGKLSSMATASFRVIERKS, encoded by the coding sequence ATGGAAGGACCGAACCCGGCTTCCGGGTCCGAGGAGGAGATGGTCGAGCGGGCCGGGCGCACGTTCTGGGGATACCTGGGGTGCGAGCTGATCCGACGGGACGCGCGCGAGACCGTCGTCGAGCTGGATGTCGAGGAGCGGCATATGAATTTGATCGGCATGATGCACGGCGGGGTGCATACGGCGCTGCTTGATTCGGCAATGGGGCTGGCCGCGATGGCGGCGCGCCCGGACGAGGACGTCGTGACGTCCAGCCTGAACATTCATTTTACGGCTCCGGCGCTGGCGGGCAGGGTGCGGGCGACCGCGACCGTCGTGCATATGTCGGGGCGGATGGTGACCGCGGAGGGAAGGCTGTATACGGCGGACGGCAAACTGTCTTCGATGGCGACCGCGTCTTTTCGGGTGATCGAGCGGAAAAGCTGA
- a CDS encoding long-chain-fatty-acid--CoA ligase — MGLPQAPWYAHYPSEVPKTCPYPQHNLAAFLVASAERFPDRTALSFMGKKTTYAQLLDAAYRFAGVLGKLGVGRGERVAIMLPNCPQLVAAYFGTLLAGCVVVMTNPLYVQREIAHQLKDSGAVVILTLDLLFRRVKEAAHELSDLHIIVTSIQDGLPFPKSWLYPIKARREGLDRHVSYGPRVHRYARLLRDMPPLPLHAEVDAERELALLQYTGGTTGIAKGVMLTHANLVANTMQTSLWFYKSKPGRERYLAALPFFHVFGLTVLMNQAIMLGGELILVPRFEAGDILRIIDKQKPTVFPGAPTMYIALINHPNVRDYDLSSIEICISGAAPLPHEVQERFEAITGGRLIEGYGLTEASPVTHANNIWEYRKKGSIGLPFTDTLAKIVHPDTGEDLPIGSTGELAIKGPQVMKGYWNRPEETERALRDGWLRTGDMARMDEEGFFYIMDRMKDMIIAGGYNIFPREIEEVLFEHPAIEEAAALGVPDPYRGETVKVYAVLKPGTKLTESELKAWCKERLAAYKVPRVYEFRSSLPKTMAGKVLRRKLLEEESAGRDHDDR; from the coding sequence ATGGGTTTGCCGCAAGCGCCTTGGTATGCGCATTATCCTAGCGAAGTGCCCAAGACCTGCCCGTATCCGCAGCATAATCTGGCCGCCTTCCTCGTCGCCTCAGCCGAACGTTTTCCCGATCGGACCGCACTCAGCTTCATGGGCAAAAAAACAACTTACGCGCAGCTTCTGGACGCCGCGTACCGGTTCGCAGGCGTCCTGGGGAAGCTCGGCGTCGGACGCGGCGAGCGGGTCGCGATCATGCTCCCCAATTGTCCGCAGCTCGTCGCCGCGTATTTCGGCACGCTGCTCGCCGGTTGCGTCGTGGTCATGACCAACCCGCTGTATGTGCAGCGGGAAATCGCGCATCAGCTCAAGGATTCGGGCGCCGTTGTCATCCTGACGCTCGATCTGCTGTTCCGCAGAGTGAAGGAGGCGGCGCATGAGCTGTCCGATTTGCACATCATCGTGACCTCCATCCAAGACGGGCTTCCTTTTCCGAAAAGCTGGCTGTACCCGATCAAAGCGAGGCGGGAGGGACTCGATCGGCACGTGTCCTATGGGCCGCGCGTACATCGGTACGCCCGGCTGCTGCGCGATATGCCTCCGTTGCCGCTTCACGCGGAGGTGGACGCCGAACGCGAGCTCGCGCTCCTCCAATATACCGGGGGCACGACCGGCATTGCCAAAGGCGTCATGCTCACGCACGCCAATCTCGTCGCCAATACGATGCAAACGAGCCTGTGGTTTTACAAAAGCAAGCCCGGCCGGGAACGTTATTTGGCGGCGCTTCCCTTTTTCCACGTGTTCGGCTTGACCGTGCTCATGAACCAGGCGATCATGCTGGGCGGCGAGTTGATCCTCGTGCCGAGATTTGAGGCAGGCGACATCCTGCGTATTATCGACAAGCAGAAGCCGACTGTGTTTCCCGGCGCTCCGACCATGTACATCGCGCTCATCAACCATCCGAACGTCCGCGATTATGATTTGTCTTCGATCGAAATTTGCATCAGCGGCGCCGCGCCGCTTCCGCACGAGGTGCAGGAGCGGTTCGAGGCCATCACCGGCGGCAGGCTTATCGAAGGGTACGGACTGACGGAGGCGTCGCCGGTCACCCATGCGAACAACATCTGGGAATACCGCAAAAAAGGATCGATCGGCCTGCCTTTTACGGATACTTTGGCGAAAATCGTGCATCCCGACACCGGGGAGGATCTGCCGATCGGGTCGACGGGGGAGCTCGCGATCAAGGGGCCGCAGGTCATGAAGGGCTATTGGAACCGGCCGGAGGAGACGGAGCGGGCGCTTCGTGACGGCTGGCTGCGCACGGGCGACATGGCGCGAATGGACGAGGAAGGCTTTTTCTACATCATGGACCGGATGAAGGATATGATTATCGCGGGCGGCTACAATATATTTCCCCGGGAGATCGAAGAAGTGCTGTTCGAGCATCCCGCGATCGAGGAGGCGGCGGCGCTCGGCGTACCCGATCCGTATCGCGGCGAGACCGTCAAGGTGTACGCCGTGCTGAAGCCCGGAACGAAGCTGACCGAATCGGAGCTTAAAGCCTGGTGCAAGGAGCGCCTTGCCGCCTACAAGGTGCCGCGCGTATATGAATTCAGAAGCAGCCTGCCGAAAACGATGGCGGGGAAAGTGCTGCGGCGCAAGCTGCTCGAAGAAGAGTCGGCCGGCCGCGATCACGACGACCGATAA